A single region of the Candidatus Krumholzibacteriia bacterium genome encodes:
- a CDS encoding Gfo/Idh/MocA family oxidoreductase, which produces ARAGKHVFVDKPMTTDLDDATRMVEACQEARVRLGVAYHLRWHAGHRAVVERIRRSDFGRIHHVRAQWSWRAGDASNWRAHTDVGRWWGLGGVGTHLLDLARWILVPESGEVAELRSVVTREQFRGPHDETAVLSLRFDRGATAQIVSSVLFDGPTRLEVYGQRGWVICEDTLGAHGAGRIHTDRGPLEYTVTNPYVGEIQDFVKAVRDGRPPEVDGIEGRRNVELLLAAVSPDP; this is translated from the coding sequence CGCGCGCGCGGGCAAGCACGTATTCGTCGATAAACCCATGACCACCGACCTGGACGACGCCACGCGCATGGTCGAGGCGTGCCAGGAGGCCCGGGTCCGCCTGGGTGTGGCCTACCACCTGCGCTGGCACGCCGGCCATCGCGCCGTCGTCGAACGCATCCGCCGCAGCGACTTCGGCCGGATCCACCACGTGCGCGCCCAGTGGAGCTGGCGCGCCGGCGACGCGTCGAACTGGCGCGCCCACACCGACGTGGGTCGATGGTGGGGACTCGGGGGTGTCGGCACCCATCTCCTCGATCTCGCGCGCTGGATCCTGGTCCCCGAGTCGGGCGAGGTGGCCGAGCTCCGGAGTGTGGTCACCCGCGAGCAGTTCCGGGGTCCGCACGACGAGACCGCAGTGCTCTCCCTGCGTTTCGATCGCGGCGCCACCGCCCAGATCGTTTCGTCGGTCCTGTTCGACGGCCCGACGCGACTCGAGGTCTACGGCCAACGCGGCTGGGTGATCTGCGAGGACACCCTGGGAGCGCACGGCGCCGGCCGTATCCACACCGACCGCGGTCCCCTGGAGTACACCGTGACCAACCCCTACGTCGGCGAGATCCAGGACTTCGTGAAGGCGGTCCGCGACGGCCGTCCCCCCGAGGTCGACGGGATCGAGGGCCGCCGCAACGTCGAACTCCTGCTGGCCGCCGTGTCGCCGGACCCCTGA
- a CDS encoding DUF2905 domain-containing protein: MSSTIGNILIAAGVALALIGLVVKTGALDWFGRLPGDVRIERESTRIYVPWVSMLVISVVLSGIAHWIARWFRDR, encoded by the coding sequence ATGAGCAGCACGATCGGCAACATCTTGATCGCCGCCGGGGTCGCGCTGGCCCTGATCGGGCTCGTGGTCAAAACGGGCGCCCTCGACTGGTTCGGTCGCCTTCCCGGGGACGTCCGCATCGAGCGCGAGTCCACGCGGATCTACGTGCCCTGGGTGTCGATGCTCGTGATCTCGGTGGTGCTCAGCGGAATCGCCCACTGGATCGCCCGCTGGTTCCGGGATCGCTGA